gcaccagcaaattcaagagcattgaaatcatcccaagcatcttctcagaccacagtagagtgaaactaacacttaacaatcaacaaaggaTTAGTAATAGCcgaaaaatgtggaagctcaatagtacactccttaacaactactgggtcaaagaggaaatcaaggaagaaatcaaaatgtttcaagagttcaatgaaaatgaagacacatgttatcaaaatatttgggacacagctaaggcagtactgagagggaagttcatagccatacaagcacacattaggaaacaagaaaaaacacaaataaacagtctgattgcacatcttaaagacctacaagaagaagaacaaaggaaccgtaaagcaaacagaaggacagaaataactaaagttaggggaaaaatcaataacattgaaaataaacatacaaaaaatcaacaaaagtaaatgttggttcttcgaaagagtgaacaaaattgacaaacctttagccagactcagaaagcaaaaaatggagaagacccaaataaattggatcataaatgaaagaggaaatatcacaacagataccgcagaaattcagcatatcatgcgagacttctataaacaactatatgccaccaagttaaagaacctggaagaaatggacaatttcctagatacctaaaaactaccaaaattaagtaaagaggaactagataacatgaacaggcccatcatagataatgaagttgaaacatttatcaagaactttcccaagaataaaagtcctggaccagatggttttacaaatgaattctacaaaatcttccaagaagaactaatacctctacttttttttgttactttttttatatttatttattttccctcttgttgcccttagttttttttttttttactactgtttagttatcattgttgttcttcttctagcgtttgcccttcttccgtagccagtcaacagcgtcaggttgagcctgatgtaaagtttcgagacctcctttgaatctgaagaggtggcagtcattgactatgtgggtcatagtctgtctgtagccacaggggcaattcgggtagtctctggctccccagcgatggaacatagtggcgcactggccatggcctgtttgatagtgattgaggagggcccaatcataacgtgctaggtcaaagccgggttgacgcttgcaggggtctgtgatgagttgtctgttctttacctcagctgactgccaactctgtttccaagagactggaacagagaagttcagtgtaggcataggggacaagattgggtgacgagacgtcaagcgttggacagggtgggcgaagatatccgcgtatattggcagatccggtcgagcgtagacgtgggaaatgaacttagatgatgccgcatcccgacgaatatctggtggggcgatgttgctaagaactggcagcatggaaccggggtggaacggatggttcccgaaattatcctcatggaggaatataatttggaatcgaccaagtggacatgggggctatggaaccatactggttgttgtaattgatgtcgtcattgttagatagggcagagagaaatggagagaggaggggaaggcatagagggggagagaaagagagacacctgcagacctgcttcaacacttgtgaagcgactcccctgcaggtggggagccgggggctcaaaccaggatccttaagccagtcttgctttgcgccacctgcgcttaatcctctgtgctactgcccaactcccaatacctctacttttaaaagtcttccagaagattaaagacactggaatactcccttccagcttctatgaagccaacatcactctgataccaaaaacagacagggacacaactaaaaaagaaaactacagaccaatatctctgatgaacacagatgttaaatattgaacaaaattctagccaaccagatacagcagtatattcaaaagattgttcatcatgaccaagtggggtttatcccaggcatacaaggttggcttaatatacgtaaatcaatcaacgtgatccaccacatcagtaaaagcaagaccaaaaccacatggtcatatcaatagatgcagagaaagcctttgacaaaatacaacatcagcatgcctggttgagtacatgttaccatgctcacagACCTGGGATTGAATCCttgctccctacctacaagggggaaactACATAAGcctatgaagtaggtctgcaggtacttACTcttaccctcccccacccctctaaatgtctctctgtcctatcaaaaaaaaaaaatgctcacattcattttttaaagatatttattggaagcccccacacctatggacatctaatcttcgacaaaggggctcagactattaaatggggaaagcagagtctcttcaacaaatggtgttggaaataatgggttgaaacgtgcagaagaatgaaactgaaccactgtatttcaccaaatacagaagtaaattccaagtggatcaaggacttggatgttagaccacaaactatcagatacttagaagaaaatattggcagaactcttttccgcataaattttaaagacatcttcaatgaaacgaatccaattacaaagaagactaaggcaagtataaacctatgggactacatcaaattaaaaagcttctgcacagcaaaagaaaccactacccaaaccaagagacgcctcacagaatgggagaagatctttacatgccatacatccgacaagagtttaataaccaacatgtataaagagcttgccaaactcaacaacaagacaacaaataaccccatccaaaaatggggggaggacatggacagaatattcgccacagaagagatccaaaaggctgagaaacacatgaaaaaatgctccaagtctttgattgtcagagaaattcaaataaagacaacaagataccacttcactcctgtgagaatgtcatacatcagaaaaggtaacagcagcaaatgctggagagggtgtggggtctgccccggccagcagggcggtgagcaggggctaggaacccaatgagacctgaaatgatagggacaagagacgcgaagaacgagagcaagtcaagtttctgatcaagctctaaattttattgagaatacaggcattataaggctttggggaaggagagggaatgctggaggaggggaagggggaagcaaacttcaaagaggaatgttccttgcaacaaatggcaggaaccaaactatgtgttgactcacttgtgttgactcacttgattactgataaatggtttacctaaggggaaatggcctgcccagggggtaattaacatttgtcttgaggggttccgttgtctcaaagcttatcatctataaagcagagaaatggctcctggcagggtcaaaggaaccctcctacactgctggtgggaatgtaaattggtccaacctctgtggagaacagtctggagaactctcagaaggctagaaatggacctaccctatgatactgcaattcctctcctggggatatatcctagggaacccaacacatccatccaaaaagatctgtgtacacatgttcttggcagctcaatttgtaatagccaaaacctggaagcaacccaagtgcccaacaacagatgagtggctgagcaagttgtggtatatatacacaatggaatactactcagctgtaaaaaatggtgacttcaccgttttcagcccatcttggatggaccttgaaaaaatcatgttgagtgaaataagtcagaaacagaaggatgaatatgggatgatctcgccctcaggcagaagttgaaaaacaagatcagaaaagaaaacacaagtagaacctgaaatggaattggcatattgtaccaaagtaaaagactctggggttggtgggtggggagaatacaggtcaaggattcagaggacctagtgggggttgtattgttatatgggaaactggggaatgtgattcatgtacaaactattgtacttactattgagtgtaaaacattccccagtaataaaaaaagatatttattggaATATCAAATGCAATACCAAATCAATTCATAAAATATACAATCAAATGACCTGGGAGATGatctagtggataaagcattggaccctcaaaccTGAGGTCCCATATTTGATCCCTGGATtcctatatgccagagtgatgctctggctctcttgcTTACTcaccaataaatattaaaaaaataaaattaaaagcacaGGCGTCAGGCAGCAGCATtgcgggttaactgcacatggcacaaagcgcaaggacgggtgtaaggatcccagtttgagccctcagcttcccacctgcaggggggtgtcgcttcacaagtgatgaagcaggtctacaggtatctttctccccccccatttctctctgtcctatccaacaacaataacatcaatgacagctataacaataacaagaacaagggcaacaaaatgggaataaatggcctccaggagcagtggattcatagtgcaggcactgagccccagcaataaccctgaaggcaaaaaaaaaggtctcagaacctctataaaaaaattaaaaaacacattgCCAAATTCATAAATGAGATAGGTGATTGTTTTGTCCTTTGACCCCCTTTCCAATACACTCTGTTTCAGAATCTTATCCTAATTgtaaaaaattgttttgttttacacCCTTCTCTACCAAATCTATATGACTTGGAATTTTAAAATACTCACCACCAAAAGTCTTTCAAGAATCAAGAATCATATTTACAGCACATTCttgtttgaaatatatttttttctttttttaaaattttttatatttattttttcccttttgttccccttgttttttattattattgttgttgtagttattattgttattgatgtcgtcattgctagataggacagagagaaatggagagaggaggggaagacagagagggggagagaaatatagtcacctgcagacctgcttcacggcctatgaagtgactcccctgcaggtggggagccgggagctggtccttgtgtcacaagcgcttaacccactgcactaccacccgactccctgaaatatATTTTTCACCTGTGAAGAGAAAAACCATACTGAATGATTGACAATTTTGACTGTTCTTATGACATAGTAGCATAAATGGAATAGATGTTCTATAAACAATTTTTCCTTGAAGAATGCATACAGGTaaattacgtgtgtgtgtgtgcgtgtgtgtgtgtgttgtgtgttgtatgtaactttaatgagagatacagaaagaccagagcaccacttagctctggcttatggtggtgctggagattgagcctgggaccttgaaagtcttttgcagaaggcTTTCAACATTTACTGTTATTTCCTCAGCTCTCTTGCTCTGATATTTAATTGTCTCATAGCAGGCCTTTGTTTTACCCAATAGAAAACAAAACTTAATATTCTAAGAATAAGGTTTTCCTGTAACACATTTTGGAAAATATTCCAAGTCATAGAAGGAACTCAGAGATAGAGTTACTGTCTCAAATATGAGGCccttataaattaatttttattttatttcttgcctccagggttattgctgaggtttggtggAAGCACTGCAAATACTACAAGTCTACCACTCCTacaggattttttcttttttttttttttaacttttgttcaatagcacagagagaaatttgagaggagggatagggagatagatacctgaagacctatttcactgctcatgaagccacctggctgcaggtggcttaaccaggtgcgccactgcctggccctaaaataatttttgataattacacacacaaaaaaactttaAGTCAATGCCCTACCCCCATTAGTTCCTGCAACCACAGGAACTGTTAAACCAGCCTGAGGGACTGAATGGGAGGGGCAAGGGGTAAGCATAAAACCTGAAATGTACTTAAGCACCCTCATTGCCCCATCTCAGAAACCTGAAATCATTTTTGCTAATTGTTACAAGGTAAGCTCTCGCTGAGAAACCAGGCCAACAAATTTCCTGTATTAAGAAACAACTTGAATGCTGATGAATGAGTGACTCACTGAAGCTTTGTCCCCCTGCCAGAGTTGTGGAGTCATCAATACTGTGGAATCTTAAGCGTGAGAACAAGCTAGGTCCCACTTAGGCCTTCACAACTAGTGATTACTGGCATCCAAGGAGCTCTATTATGTAGCTTCTCTTTTAAAGGAACTACCTCTGTCTTTGTAGAAGGCTTTCACCACTCACTATGCATATTGTTCAGAAAAGATTATTGCCTATAGTGGAGGATTATTTTTCTGAGAGGAGAGTGGAGGAACTTTTCAAAGGGGGATCCCTACTGCATCATCCCCTAGAGCTAAAACTCCACACTTAGTAATGACTTTGGCTAGAGCACAACGGAGACCGTACAGGAAGGGAGCCTTATGCACCACCAGCAGGACCAgcctatggatttttcatttttttaaaaattgttgttactgggtggagacaaccagaaatagagagggaaggggttgataagagacacagagagacctacagccctgctcaccgcatccccctgcaggtgagaaccaggagctcgaaccggggtccttgccgTTTGAATATGTGCGCTCAAgcgcaggtgcgccaccgcccggcccgaATTTTTCGTCTCACCACGGCCTCGCCTAGCTTCAGGTGCAATCTAGTAGCAACCTTGACCCACTCAATACTGCGAGGCTGTCCAGGAGGAGCCCTCTCCGGTTTAAGTTAAGCCTGTAGACTCGTTCGGCTGGTGTATTCTAGCTTTAACTCAGACACGGCACCCCGACCCCGCACCACCCGCTTCCCCTTATCCCCAGCCGAATCGCCCCAACTCCGACAAAAAAGGGTAACACGCTCCTTTTTCAAGCATGGAGGTGGCTCTGAAAAGAGCCTTTGGGTGCACGGGGAGCCGCGGCGCGCTCACTTGGAGCTGGTGTACTTGGTGACGGCCTTGGTGCCCTCGGACACGGCGTGCTTGGCCAGCTCGCCCGGCAGCAGCAGGCGCACGGCCGTCTGCACCTCGCGCGACGTGATGGTGGAGCGCTTGTTGTAGTGCGCCAGGCGGGACGCCTCGCTGGCGATGCGCTCGAAGATGTCGTTGACGAACGAGTTCATGATGCCCATGGCCTTGGACGAGATGCCGGTGTCCGGGtgcacctgcttcagcaccttgtACACGTAGATGGAGTAGCTCTCTTTGCGGCCGCGCTTGCGCTTCTTGCCGTCCTTTTTCTGTGCCTTCGTGATGGCTTTTTTAGAGCCCTTTTTGGGGGCGGGAGCCGAGCGTGAAGGCTCTGGCATGTTGAAGTAACGTAACTGTTCAGCCTCAAGAACAAGCCAAAGGGATAGAGTGCGGTCCGGGCTGCAGTATTTATTATCTCCATATTCAAATGAAGGCTCCTAGTCTCTTCGATTCGATTGGACGAACTCCGCCACGGATTGAGTGACCAAGAAGAATTTATGTAAATAGCTGATGCCAGCTTTTCTTTCCTATTGGATGATAGAATCACCAATCAGAGTGCAGCCGCGAGCCTGGTCAGGTAAGCATCTTTGTTCCAACCCTTTGTTTTATCTGGAGAGGGTCTTAGGGGTGTTTGGACTGAATCAAAAAAgagggtaaaaacaaaaacaaaaccgcaAGGATCTTTTACCCTCGTGTCGCGATCTTCTCTGACTAGGTGACAAGTACAAATATGCTTAGTGTGCACGAGACTTCCCAGCacacctctcttcccctctccctccccctctccccttccccctccccctctccccctctcctcctctccccctctcccgctAGAAGCTTCTTGATGAAACCCTGGGTTCCCAGCACCACGCACACTACAGCGAGAGGCTTCTTGTTGagcccatcttctctctctcactctttccagcTAGAAGCTTCTTGGTGAAACCCTGGGTTCCCAGTACCACACACTACAGCGAGACACTTCTTGTTgagcctctcccccctcccccccccccccgtgagagGCTTCTTGTTGAGCctcgccctcccccccccccccctccagcgaGAGGCTTCTTGTTGAGCCCAAGAGCTAGGGATGAGAAGCTAGTGTTCATTCAGCATTAGGGGAAAGGTAAGGTAATGGCAGTTTACAAAAGCCCTAACCATTTATTTCTCATCATTCTTCTATCCTTTCTGCAAGTGAGTCTTGGGACACATTGAAAATACTCTgcgagggaccgggtggtggctcgcctggttaagtgcatgtattactatgcaaaaggacccaggttcaagtcccatgtccccacctgcaggggggaagcttcatgagtggtgaaactgggctgcaggtgtctccctctccatcttccctccctctcaatttctctttgatttttcaaataaagtttttaaaaaatatgtgctGGGATGCTTATCTTGGAAGAATAGCAACACAGCAGGTTTAAGTGGAGAGAGGGAATGAATGGGTTTTGGAAGGAAACACCAGTCCTTTACTGGTGATGACAGTTCAACACTTTGAAGGGAGAGCCATATGCTAAATGCTTGATGTGCATGATCTCATCTCTCCTAATAACCCCAAGGCTTGGAATCTGTTATGCTCCTTAAGTATGCATAAGAACACGGGGTTATGGAAGTCTCAGCTGCCTCCCAATCTGAATAATTCATGTATAGGCAAGGGTAATTCCCCTATTATATGAACACTCCAGATAGAAACAGGTGCTGTGAATTCACGTTTCTCACTTAATGCAGCACTGCCTGGGAAGCACAGTAGAAATACAGATCTGCCCCCCCCAAAACAGATGTTTGGATCCAGAAACTGCATTTTGAAAAGACTCTAATGCTCAGTACAGACTTTGAAGCTCTGGTCTGAAGGTCATTTTGTTGCAGAAATTACGGGCCAGGACCATGTAGCACTCAAGAGATTAGGAGAACACACCTTTATTACTATGGCACAGTCCCAGTGAACTCATGCTCTATTTCTGGATCCTGAACAATACAGGACAAGGGTATTTATTTGCCCCAAGGCATGAGATTCTCAAGGCGAGAATTTTAAATCTACAGTTGGAATAGATGTAAAAAGGAAgtacaaaagcaaaaaaatagcTTGGCCATTAATCATGGAAGGATTTTTCAGGAAGACTGCTGACAGAAGCAGAGGCATCAGTTAGAGGAAAGGGGTTACCACATCGAGCCAGGTAGGTATTTTTGTCTTCTCTCTGGGGCCATGTGTTTCATAAAACCAAAACTGTTTTATCAGGTTAGGTAATTCTGAaggccttttctttccttctttctttctttttttgcctccagggttatcgctggggctcagtgcctgcagtatgaatccactgctcctgtggccattttttcaaatttttggataggacagagagaaattgagagaggaggggaagatagagcaggagagaaaaagatacacctgcaaacctgcttcaccacttgtgaagcaaccaccctgctggtggagagctggggtctcaatccaggatccttgagccagttcttgcactccttactatgtgcacttaacccggtgtgccactgactggcccccagggctttttattttccttttcaatttgCCTGCCCTGGCAACTCTGATCATTTAGAGCATTATCCAAATGGGCCAAGGGACTTAATGTTTGCTAGTAGACAAAATTGTTCACTGTGTTTAGAGCAGTTAGCTAGATACTTTCAAGATACCAATTCAACTGAAAATATGAAGGTTGTAAAATGGAATATATTTGAACCTGGAAGGTTTGGGAATAAGGAAGAGGGTGGAGGTAAGAAATGCCCCAGGGCCAGCACCAGGACCAGGACCCATAGATATCTTGTGCTTGGCTCTCTGCCCTGGgctaatttattttctttgccaGTTTCCTCATCAGCAAATAGAGCTTTCAGTGGCCACTGGTAGATTCTATGTGTGGGAGGTACTTGGGAAAGTGGGCATATTTTTAGTCCTTCTTTTCTGGTAGTTCCTTTTCACCCATCTCAGAACTTGACTCTATCACAGTCAGGGCTCCCACCACCCCTTGGATGACATAAAACAAATGCagcaataaataaagcaattaaaaatatatgcagGAATATGCAGCATGACCTGTTGTTTGGCAATGAAAGACTGAACTGTCATCTCTAAATCAAGAAATATCCCTTTTGAGTCTGAATCTCAAAGTTGCCACCACTCTTGGTTCTTTTGAGGGTGGATGAAAAAACAAGTTCACACCAGACATTAAGAGATCAAatttaggagtcaggcggtagctcagcgggtcaagcgcacatggtgcaaagcgcaagggctggtgtaaggatcccggttcaagcccccggctccccacctgcaggggagtcacttcacaaacggtgaagcaggtctgcaggtgtctttctctccccctctctgtcttcccctcctctctccatttctctctatcctatccaacaaagataacaaaaataataactacaacaataaaacaaggacaataaaaaggaataaataaatatctaaaaaatataaaatttaatacaGATGGAGAATTTACATGGCAGTCAATTCTAAGGTAAATGAGAAATGAGACAATGTGTGTAGGGGGGATATTTCCTTACTAAACAGTGAGGCATGGACCTCAGGAGTTAAGGAGAGGAGAGGGTCTCACATAAGTAGGAGACGGTGGCATCCTTACCTCTGGATGCTTTCCTTCCTTTAAGATAgcctgctctgaaaaaaaaaattacatatatatatcctaaatCTAGTTTGCTTTCTTTGCATAAAGTTAACTCTTTCTCCCAAGGTTCACCAGACCTTAGTTCCATGTAACAAGGTTTCATCAGAGCAGCTAGGGAGAGTGACTTAGCCAGTACAGTGCTTGTACATCACATTTGCCAgcgtgatgctctgattttctttgtcttgctaataaataaatcgataaaccttaacatttttttttcttattgttagcagggttatcactggggtttgtttggtgccagcactatgaatccactattcccggtggccttcttttcctttttctttctattttaatagAGCAGACAGAAAGTGAGATGAGAGGAGCAtgtaaaaggggagaaagaatgatagacacctgtaggcctgcttcaccacttgtaaaacaccccccccacacacacacacacacacgtggggagtgggtgctggaAGCTGGGCCATTGTGCatgctaatatgtgcacttaaccaggtacaccaccaccaggcccaaataaatcaataagtcTTTGGTGACACTGGAAAAGACTTACTCTGGACACCTTGGGGAAAGACTTAAGGAGCCTTTTGCGGAGACTTACTCTACCCTGAATCATGGGAGCATCAGGAAACCAGGCTATCCAAGGACGCAGGGGAAagcagtcagtcagtcaggggTGTCAAGCAGGATCTTGGAGATAATGCTCCAGAATCCAGCAGAATTTAGAGTTCTCCTTTGGTAgggagacattttcttttttagtatgtTCATGTTAGTACTTGGGGGAATTCAAGATACCCAGAGGCCAGCAAATGTTTTACAGTCTAATTGGCGTCCATGGAATGTAATTAAACAATAAACCAGATCACCATGCACATTGATTCTGCTTCTGACCTTATATTGGGAATCCTCttttctgggggggtgggggctcaagaAACGGATGACAGGGGAATCCAGGCACCCAGGGGAGTTGCTTGGGAGAGGGGTGGGTAGGATGTTGGATttccacgaggtcctgagtttgattcttggcaGCACGTacgccagagtggtgttctggacttaatcatgaaataaaaataaatatttggatctggtgaaatagctcatttggataatgcacAGCTTTACCGTGTTTACAACCGAGGTTCAGGCCCAGCCCCTgtgcacactgaaggaaacttccctgttgtagtctctttcactctcttgctgcctttctgcctctattaaaataataataaagccctggctcccctgtcccctgtcccctggtcCCATGCTGCTATACACACTTCATCTCTCTCAGACCCCCTTTCAGAAGTGACACTTCCCTTCCATCGGATTCCCCCTGTAGTGGTAACAGGGAAAATGCCACCAGCACAGACTTGGCAGGACATGTCCAGGCAGCCCCCCTGAACTTACTCATCCTTCACACAGAATTGGAAAGACAGTTGCCTCTTCTTTTGAGAATGGACTCACCCTTAGGGAATTGACCAAATCTCCCCCAGGCGGGAAATAGGAGGAAGCCTGTGACC
Above is a genomic segment from Erinaceus europaeus chromosome 9, mEriEur2.1, whole genome shotgun sequence containing:
- the LOC103124363 gene encoding H2B.U histone 2, producing the protein MPEPSRSAPAPKKGSKKAITKAQKKDGKKRKRGRKESYSIYVYKVLKQVHPDTGISSKAMGIMNSFVNDIFERIASEASRLAHYNKRSTITSREVQTAVRLLLPGELAKHAVSEGTKAVTKYTSSK